The following proteins come from a genomic window of Miscanthus floridulus cultivar M001 chromosome 2, ASM1932011v1, whole genome shotgun sequence:
- the LOC136538487 gene encoding uncharacterized protein isoform X1, whose translation MQRVSQLALCRLLSPPSATAAVRRAALVAAEAVSGGGGVLLPRGGVAGVAANGWSGSGPGLRLARRLCTYDERDDRALEEEAEKKFGWILKIFFLGTAGLVGYQFFPYMGDNLLEQSISLLRVKDPLFKRMGASRLARFAVDDQRRMKVVEMGGAQELLNVLEGAKDDKTRKETLKALAALSKSGRTQAGGILGQFLAMLKLALEQSSFGRSTCSAPSKEEAAGFLDKAGAYAIVSSTPNSGEYAEIQTYKTSLLTAFDQLKS comes from the exons ATGCAGAGGGTCTCGCAGCTCGCGCTCTGCCGCCTCCTGTCGCCGCCGTCCGCCACCGCAGCCGTTCGCCGGGCCGCGCTGGTTGCTGCGGAGGCTGTTTCCGGCGGGGGTGGCGTCCTCCTACCTAGGGGTGGTGTCGCCGGG GTAGCGGCGAACGGATGGAGTGGCAGCGGCCCGGGGCTCCGGTTGGCTCGAAGGCTCTGCACCTACGACGAGAGAG ATGACAGGGCACTTGAGGAAGAAGCTGAGAAGAAATTTGGATGGATATTGAAGATATTCTTCCTAGGAACTGCTGGCCTAGTTGGTTACCAATTCTTTCCGTACATGG GGGATAACCTACTTGAGCAATCTATCTCGCTTTTGCGTGTCAAGGATCCCTTGTTCAAGAGGATGGGAGCTTCCCGTTTAGCTCGTTTTGCAGTGGAtg ACCAAAGAAGAATGAAGGTGGTAGAGATGGGTGGAGCTCAGGAACTTCTGAATGTATTGGAAGGTGCTAAAGATGATAAAACACGAAAAGAAACTCTAAAAGCTCTCGCTGCACTTTCAAAATCCG GTAGAACTCAGGCTGGCGGAATCCTCGGCCAATTTTTG GCCATGTTAAAATTGGCACTTGAACAGAGTTCATTTGGAAGGTCCACCTGTTCCGCCCCTTCCAAAG AAGAAGCTGCAGGATTTTTGGACAAGGCAGGTGCCTATGCAATAGTCAGTTCCACTCCCAACTCTGGAGAATATGCTGAGATCCAAACTTACAAGACTAGTCTTCTGACGGCATTTGATCAACTGAAGTCATGA
- the LOC136538487 gene encoding uncharacterized protein isoform X2: protein MQRVSQLALCRLLSPPSATAAVRRAALVAAEAVSGGGGVLLPRGGVAGVAANGWSGSGPGLRLARRLCTYDERDDRALEEEAEKKFGWILKIFFLGTAGLVGYQFFPYMGDNLLEQSISLLRVKDPLFKRMGASRLARFAVDDQRRMKVVEMGGAQELLNVLEGAKDDKTRKETLKALAALSKSEEAAGFLDKAGAYAIVSSTPNSGEYAEIQTYKTSLLTAFDQLKS, encoded by the exons ATGCAGAGGGTCTCGCAGCTCGCGCTCTGCCGCCTCCTGTCGCCGCCGTCCGCCACCGCAGCCGTTCGCCGGGCCGCGCTGGTTGCTGCGGAGGCTGTTTCCGGCGGGGGTGGCGTCCTCCTACCTAGGGGTGGTGTCGCCGGG GTAGCGGCGAACGGATGGAGTGGCAGCGGCCCGGGGCTCCGGTTGGCTCGAAGGCTCTGCACCTACGACGAGAGAG ATGACAGGGCACTTGAGGAAGAAGCTGAGAAGAAATTTGGATGGATATTGAAGATATTCTTCCTAGGAACTGCTGGCCTAGTTGGTTACCAATTCTTTCCGTACATGG GGGATAACCTACTTGAGCAATCTATCTCGCTTTTGCGTGTCAAGGATCCCTTGTTCAAGAGGATGGGAGCTTCCCGTTTAGCTCGTTTTGCAGTGGAtg ACCAAAGAAGAATGAAGGTGGTAGAGATGGGTGGAGCTCAGGAACTTCTGAATGTATTGGAAGGTGCTAAAGATGATAAAACACGAAAAGAAACTCTAAAAGCTCTCGCTGCACTTTCAAAATCCG AAGAAGCTGCAGGATTTTTGGACAAGGCAGGTGCCTATGCAATAGTCAGTTCCACTCCCAACTCTGGAGAATATGCTGAGATCCAAACTTACAAGACTAGTCTTCTGACGGCATTTGATCAACTGAAGTCATGA